A stretch of Cicer arietinum cultivar CDC Frontier isolate Library 1 chromosome 5, Cicar.CDCFrontier_v2.0, whole genome shotgun sequence DNA encodes these proteins:
- the LOC101513706 gene encoding uncharacterized acetyltransferase At3g50280 — protein MTSSAVQRVSECFIKPINPIHESNHICYLTTWDIAMSSMHYIQKGLLFKKPTPPNNQQNFINNLLEKLKHSLSIALFHFYPLSGHLVTHKTQDPPAYNIFVDCSNNNSGAKFIYATLNMTVSDILTPIHVPPIVESFFDLNKIVNHDGHTMPLLSIQITELLDGVFIGCSMNHHIADGTSYWNFFNTWSEIFQAEDHGVPISHQPFHNRWFPNGYGPLINLPFKHHDEFISRFEKPELRERFFHFTTESIAKLKAKANIESNTNKISSFQSLSAHVWRCVTRARGLAKDRKTSCQLAINNRPRMEPQLPEEYFGSCINTVSAEASVGELVENDLGWAAWKVHVAVVEYDDIKVRKIVKEWLECPVIFQVKRHFDPLSVAMISSPRFNMYGNEFGMGKAVAVLSGYANKCDGNVTAYEGREGGGSSDLEICLSHDAMTNLELDETFLSTVSFTNPFYVSSS, from the coding sequence ATGACATCCTCGGCTGTCCAACGAGTTTCAGAATGTTTTATCAAACCAATAAACCCCATTCACGAATCAAACCATATATGTTATCTGACTACTTGGGATATTGCCATGTCTTCTATGCACTACATTCAAAAGGGCCTATTATTCAAAAAGCCAACACCACCAAATAACCaacaaaatttcatcaataaCTTATTAGAGAAACTCAAACACTCCCTCTCTATCGCCCTCTTCCATTTCTACCCTCTATCTGGTCATCTTGTCACACACAAAACTCAAGACCCTCCAGCTTATAACATTTTTGTTGACTGCAGTAACAATAACTCCGGAGCTAAATTCATCTATGCAACTTTAAACATGACTGTATCTGATATCCTCACTCCGATTCATGTTCCACCGATTGTTGAATCGTTTTTTGATCTCAACAAAATAGTCAATCACGACGGTCACACCATGCCTTTGTTGTCCATCCAAATCACTGAGTTATTAGATGGTGTTTTCATAGGTTGTTCCATGAACCACCATATTGCAGATGGAACTTCTTATTGGAATTTCTTTAATACATGGTCTGAAATATTTCAAGCTGAAGACCATGGTGTTCCTATTTCACACCAACCCTTTCACAATCGTTGGTTTCCAAATGGTTATGGCCCACTAATCAATCTTCCATTCAAACATCACGATGAGTTTATAAGCAGATTTGAAAAACCCGAGTTAAGAGAGAGATTTTTCCACTTTACAACAGAGTCTATTGCAAAACTGAAAGCAAAAGCCAATATAGAATCTAATACAAACAAAATATCTTCATTTCAATCCTTATCAGCACATGTTTGGAGATGTGTAACACGTGCACGCGGTTTAGCAAAGGATCGAAAAACAAGCTGTCAATTAGCCATAAACAATCGACCGAGAATGGAGCCGCAATTACCAGAAGAGTACTTTGGGAGCTGTATTAATACGGTGAGTGCAGAAGCGAGTGTTGGGGAATTGGTTGAGAATGATTTAGGATGGGCAGCATGGAAGGTGCATGTTGCTGTTGTTGAATACGATGACATAAAGGTGCGGAAGATAGTGAAAGAATGGTTAGAGTGTCCTGTAATATTCCAAGTTAAGCGTCACTTTGATCCCTTAAGTGTTGCGATGATAAGTTCGCCTAGGTTTAATATGTATGGGAATGAATTTGGAATGGGGAAAGCTGTGGCGGTTTTGAGTGGATATGCAAACAAATGTGATGGGAATGTCACGGCATACGAGGGCCGGGAAGGAGGTGGAAGTAGTGATTTGGAAATTTGTCTTTCTCATGATGCAATGACAAATTTGGAATTGGATGAGACCTTCCTTAGTACCGTTTCTTTCACCAATCCCTTTTATGTATCTTCGTCATAA
- the LOC101513395 gene encoding uncharacterized acetyltransferase At3g50280-like produces MTSPTTKRVSECFIKPIHPIKESNQICYLTGWDIAMSSMHYIQKGLLFTKPTPQKFIEKLKHSLSIALFHFYPLSGRLVTHKSQHPHSYTIFIDCSNNNPGARFIYATLDVSISHILSPVDVPPFVDSFFDLNKATNHDGHTLPLLSIQVTELIDGVFIGCSMNHCIGDGTSFWNFFNVWSEIFQHENDVHVHVSHNRWFPNGYGPPTNLPFKHHEEFINKYESPNFRDRFFHFTKXXXXXXXXXECIAKLKQKANKEYKTTKISSFQALSAHVWRCVTRARGLRDDQKTSCKLAINNRLRMEPPLPKEYFGNSVDVVSTETSVKELVENDLGWAAWKVHMSVVNHDDREVREMIQKWLEDPVVYQLGRHFDPYSITVSSSPRFNMYGNEFGMGKAVAVLSGYANKFDGNVSSYEGYEPGTIDLALTLTPHAMMALESDPHFLNPL; encoded by the coding sequence ATGACTTCCCCTACCACTAAACGAGTTTCAGAATGTTTTATCAAGCCAATTCATCCTATCAaagaatcaaatcaaatatgttATTTAACAGGTTGGGATATTGCTATGTCATCTATGCACTACATCCAAAAAGGATTATTATTTACAAAACCAACACCACAAAAATTCATTGAGAAACTCAAACACTCTCTCTCTATTGCACTTTTCCATTTCTACCCTCTTTCTGGTCGCCTTGTCACCCACAAAAGTCAACACCCTCATTCTTATACAATTTTCATTGATTGTAGTAATAATAATCCTGGAGCTAGATTCATCTACGCAACTTTGGATGTGTCCATTTCCCATATCCTCTCACCAGTTGATGTTCCTCCTTTTGTTGACTCATTTTTTGATCTCAACAAAGCAACCAACCACGATGGTCACACCCTTCCACTTTTATCAATTCAAGTCACTGAGTTAATAGATGGTGTTTTCATAGGTTGTTCCATGAATCATTGTATTGGTGATGGAACTTCTTTCtggaatttttttaatgtatggTCTGAGATATTTCAACATGAAAACGATGTTCATGTTCATGTTTCTCACAATCGTTGGTTTCCAAATGGTTATGGTCCACCAACCAATCTTCCCTTCAAACATCACGAGGAGTTTATCAACAAATATGAATCACCTAATTTTAGAGATAGATTCTTCCATTTTACGAAAGANNNNNNNNNNNNNNNNNNNNNNNNNGAGTGTATTGCAAAGTTGAAACAAAAGGCAAATAAGGAATACAAGACAACAAAAATATCTTCGTTCCAAGCCTTATCAGCACATGTTTGGAGATGTGTGACACGCGCGCGAGGACTAAGAGATGATCAAAAAACCAGTTGTAAGTTAGCCATAAACAATAGATTGAGAATGGAACCGCCTCTTCCAAAAGAATACTTTGGAAACTCGGTTGATGTGGTTAGTACAGAAACGAGTGTGAAGGAATTGGTTGAGAATGATTTGGGATGGGCAGCATGGAAAGTGCATATGAGTGTTGTGAATCATGATGACAGAGAAGTGAGAGAGATGATTCAAAAGTGGTTAGAGGATCCTGTTGTTTACCAACTTGGTCGACACTTTGATCCTTATAGTATTACAGTGTCAAGTTCACCGAGGTTTAATATGTATGGGAATGAATTTGGAATGGGGAAAGCTGTGGCGGTTTTGAGTGGATATGCAAATAAATTTGATGGGAATGTGTCATCATATGAGGGGTATGAACCTGGAACTATAGATTTGGCGCTAACTCTTACACCTCATGCAATGATGGCGTTGGAATCGGACCCTCACTTCCTCAATCCACTTTAA